One genomic segment of Linepithema humile isolate Giens D197 chromosome 5, Lhum_UNIL_v1.0, whole genome shotgun sequence includes these proteins:
- the LOC105673022 gene encoding UDP-glucosyltransferase 2-like: MAHIAHRLALLVGCSLLIEPVLGYNILMATMGGTKSHTVPFIALGTNLRSRGHNVTLLSAFSGPAANNGLHELVPSILEAYVENFTSEWDLVGARFRNELPVSPWDVMRYAWESCESLLRDTPSIVGLRRPDGDPHARWDVAVVDGAYPECLLGILHGENVPTIMLNTVALYSGSLMRQGNPSPWSVTPYFGKTITQDMNFFQRILNVACLFTLRIMHWFTLSFHLQPVLQKYLGNHIPADLHSLTREVPLTLQNSHYGVGDSVPYLSNVINVACLHCRPAMQLSSDLESFLRRGFVFVSMGSSVRASGMPEALRQIFVAVFSTLPYNVVWKWESGKIKDLPANVRTAAWWPQQELLGHSKLRAFVSHGGLLSLHEAAYHGAPTLVLPVFCDHDGNAAQAEKLGYALVMDLAGITINTLREGILKVAANRNNSYREAAKKRSVLLRDLPIGPTELATWWVEHVAKHRGADHLKSSMRHMNVVHYYSIDVAIFYILSLVLVIYGLKKLCWRAVISQDAFKKKMD; the protein is encoded by the exons ATGGCGCATATCGCGCATCGACTCGCTCTCCTCGTGGGGTGTTCTCTGCTGATCGAGCCCGTGCTAGGATACAACATCCTGATGGCCACCATGGGTGGTACCAAATCCCACACAGTGCCTTTCATCGCCCTTGGTACGAATCTGAGGTCGCGAGGGCATAATGTCACATTACTGAGCGCTTTCTCCGGTCCTGCGGCAAATAATGGTCTTCATGAACTTGTACCGTCGATTCTCGAG GCTTACGTCGAGAATTTCACATCCGAGTGGGACCTGGTGGGCGCCAGATTCCGGAACGAGCTTCCGGTTTCGCCGTGGGACGTCATGAGATACGCTTGGGAGTCCTGCGAGTCTCTGTTGCGCGACACGCCGTCGATCGTCGGCTTAAGAAGACCGGATGGCGATCCGCATGCTCGATGGGACGTCGCGGTGGTCGACGGCGCTTACCCCGAATGCCTGCTGGGGATTCTTCACGGCGAAAACGTGCCGACGATTATGCTGAACACG GTGGCACTATATAGCGGGTCTCTTATGCGACAAGGCAATCCATCACCGTGGTCCGTGACGCCGTATTTCGGTAAAACGATTACGCAAgacatgaatttttttcaaagaatctTAAACGTGGCGTGTCTGTTCACTCTAAGGATTATGCATTGGTTCACACTTTCCTTCCATCTTCAACCGgttcttcaaaaatatctcG GTAATCATATACCCGCTGATTTGCACAGTCTGACGAGGGAGGTCCCCTTAACTTTGCAGAACAGTCATTATGGCGTGGGCGATTCTGTACCTTATTTATCGAACGTCATAAACGTGGCGTGCCTCCATTGCAGACCAGCGATGCAATTAAGCTCCGATTTGGAGTCCTTCCTGCGACGCG GCTTCGTGTTTGTTTCGATGGGATCGTCAGTGCGGGCTTCCGGAATGCCGGAGGCGCTACGGCAGATCTTCGTTGCGGTCTTTTCTACGCTGCCGTACAATGTTGTCTGGAAGTGGGAGAGTGGTAAGATCAAAGATCTGCCGGCGAATGTGAGGACGGCTGCCTGGTGGCCGCAGCAGGAGTTGCTCGGGCATTCCAAGCTGCGTGCCTTCGTTTCTCACGGTGGACTGTTATCCCTGCACGAAGCAGCTTATCATGGAGCACCGACTCTGGTTCTGCCGGTCTTCTGCGATCACGACGGAAACGCAGCGCAAGCTG aAAAATTGGGTTACGCTTTGGTAATGGACTTGGCTGGTATAACCATCAATACACTTCGTGAAGGTATACTTAAAGTGGCCGCAAATCGCAATAACTCGTACAGAGAAGCAGCTAAGAAGAGAAGCGTGTTGCTGCGCGATCTGCCGATTGGCCCCACAGAATTGGCTACATGGTGGGTAGAACATGTTGCCAAGCATAGGGGAGCAGATCATTTGAAAAGTTCTATGag GCATATGAACGTGGTTCATTATTACAGCATAGACgtcgcaatattttatatactgaGTTTAGTCCTAGTAATTTACGGACTTAAGAAATTATGCTGGCGAGCGGTAATTAGCCAAGAtgcctttaaaaaaaaaatggactgA
- the LOC105673023 gene encoding green-sensitive opsin-like, with product MFLNASANFLDDVLSVEQQTTPGVYIFAAIVLGFIGFFGFFFNLLVILAVFRDMDVLWTPNNVVLVNMVIGDFLVAILGNPMAFVSAIAGEWYWGHKMCLWYAAFMSTMGFASIGNLTMMAIERYILVKYPTKTISIRHAYALVLFVWIYALSLSLPPFVNWGSYGIEAGNISCSVSWDLHDPEIHNDTYIGFLFTFGFFFPLAIIISSYCGILTTLKKIRQRIGSRNTKREAKITKMVYLMILAFLFAWSPYAILALLVFFNVQVSYVAAMMPALLAKSSICYNPIIYTSMNIQFTRAWKKMFFINKDLRTNKDSRNTGRTIIEKIEMKNINQQLAKKTEKSNCMPPVSINYE from the exons ATGTTCTTGAATGCGAGCGCCAATTTTTTGGACGACGTTCTCAGCGTCGAGCAACAAACAACACCTGGTGTTTATATTTTCGCGGCAATTGTACTCGGTTTCATCGGTTTTTTCGGGTTCTTTTTTAACCTGCTGGTCATCCTAGCGGTCTTCAGGGACATGGATGTGCTTTGGACACCGAACAACGTGGTGCTCGTCAATATGGTA ATTGGAGATTTTTTGGTAGCTATCCTGGGAAATCCTATGGCATTCGTGTCAGCGATCGCAGGTGAATGGTATTGGGGTCACAAAATGTGCCtatg GTACGCTGCGTTTATGTCTACAATGGGATTCGCCAGTATCGGTAATTTAACAATGATGGCAATTGAGAGGTACATATTGGTGAAATATCCGACAAAGACAATATCGATAAG gCATGCCTACGCATTGGTGTTATTCGTTTGGATATATGCGCTCTCCCTCTCATTACCACCGTTTGTTAATTGGGGGAGTTATGGCATAGAAGCAGGTAATATATCCTGCAGCGTATCCTGGGACCTGCACGATCCTGAGATACATAATGATACTTACATTGgatttttattcacttttggattcttctttcctctcgcaataattattagtagTTACTGCGGTATACTAACaactttgaagaaaataagacAAAGAATAG GAAGTAGAAATACTAAACGGGAAGCAAAAATCACAAAGATGGTGTATTTAATGATCCTTGCTTTTCTATTTGCTTGGTCGCCCTACGCCATTCTTGCGCTCTTAGTTTTTTTCAAC GTACAAGTATCGTATGTCGCAGCGATGATGCCAGCGCTTCTCGCAAAATCCTCTATCTGCTACAATCcgataatatatacaagtatGAATATCCAGTTCACTCGcgcttggaaaaaaatgtttttcatcaATAAGGATTTGAGGACGAACAAAGATAGCCGTAACACGGGAAGAactataatagaaaaaatagagATGAAGAACATCAACCAGCAGTTAgcaaagaaaacagaaaaatcgAATTGCATGCCGCCTGTCtctattaattatgaataa
- the Prosalpha7 gene encoding proteasome subunit alpha type-3 yields MSSIGTGYDLSASQFSPDGRVFQVEYAQKAVENGGTVIGLRGKDGIVFAVEKIVTSKLYEAGANKRIFNIDQHVGMAVSGIISDARQIAETARSEAASYKAQYGVGIPLKYLNERVSMYMHAYTLYSAVRPYGCSVLLGAYETSGPALYMIDPSGVSYGYYGCAVGKAKQSAKTEIEKLKLPEMTCKDLVKEAARIIYLVHDELKDKQFELEMSWIGAHTNGRHERVPADLKTEAETKARQAMQEDSDSDTEDM; encoded by the exons ATGAGTTCCATAGGCACAGGA TATGACCTGTCTGCATCGCAATTTTCGCCAGACGGACGCGTATTTCAAGTAGAATACGCTCAAAAAGCCGTGGAAAATGGAGG GACTGTTATTGGCTTACGAGGAAAGGATGGCATAGTATTTGCCGTTGAAAAGATAGTAACATCAAAACTCTATGAAGCAGGTGCGAATAAACGGATATTCAACATAGATCAGCATGTTGGCATGGCAGTCTCTGGTATAATATCAGATGCGAGACAAATTGCAGAGACCGCAAGGTCAGAAGCTGCAAGTTATAAGGCACAGTACGGAGTCGGTATTCCGCTCAAGTACTTAAACGAAAGAGTCTCCATGTACATGCATGCCTATACTTTGTACTCTGCTGTACGTCCATATGGTTGCTCTGTCCTACTTGGTGCTTATGAAACAAGCGGTCCAGCATTGTATATGATCGACCCATCAGGAGTATCGTACGGTTATTACGGCTGTGCAGTAG GTAAAGCAAAACAATCAGCAAAAAcggaaatagaaaaattaaaattaccaGAGATGACATGTAAGGATCTAGTGAAGGAAGCCGCTCGTATTATCTATCTCGTTCATGACGAACTGAAGGATAAACAGTTTGAATTAGAAATGAGTTGGATTGGTGCGCATACCAATGGAAGGCATGAACGCGTACCAGCTGATCTTAAAACTGAAGCCGAGACAAAGGCACGGCAGGCGATGCAAGAGGATTCGGACAGTGATACTGAGGACAtgtaa
- the LOC105673031 gene encoding uncharacterized protein, whose translation MIINAKVFVIVALVMCGVYARTADNRDSYRGTNDKKYAGSMLAEIAKELMQRSTTSSQVLNLNLSNLLLLLVLKAVVFGAGYIGHQQGYKGRELEDENIVSEGELALALGYLIGDTCLYRAACEEPRIAREYLGAAEMLLQTMKLIPQHLPIEYNYEKMIAEFRKAIEYGSIEQCPPEYSCKKENINNFLQIEKDNM comes from the exons ATGATTATTAATGCGAAAGTGTTTGTGATCGTTGCACTGGTAATGTGCGGCGTGTACGCTCGTACTGCCGACAATCGAGATTCTTACAGAGGAACCAACGATAAAAAGTATGCTGGATCTATGTTGGCTGAGATCGCAAAAGAGCTTATGCAAAGATCGACGACCAGTAGTCAg GTTCTCAATTTAAATCTCTCGAATCTGTTACTTCTTTTGGTGCTCAAAGCAGTTGTGTTCGGCGCCGGCTATATAGGACATCAGCAGGGTTACAAAGGACGCGAATTAGAGGATG aaaatattgtGTCAGAAGGTGAGCTTGCGTTAGCTCTCGGATATCTGATCGGTGATACTTGTTTATACAGAGCAGCTTGCGAAGAGCCACGCATTGCCAGAGAATATCTCGGCGCGGCGGAAATGCTCTTGCAAACGATGAAATTAATCCCGCA GCACTTACCAATAGAATACAACTATGAGAAGATGATTGCTGAATTTCGGAAAGCGATCGAGTATGGCAGCATCGAGCAATGTCCACCGGAGTACAGctgcaaaaaagaaaacataaataatttcttgcaaATCGAAAAAGATAACATGTAA